The Candidatus Methylomirabilota bacterium genome contains the following window.
CAGGGCGTCCCCGGCATCGACCTTCTCGGCGACGACGTGGATCGTGAAGCCGACACGCTCGACGTCGTTGCAGGCGAGGGCCCAGATCGGACAGTCGGAGCCGCGATAGAACGGCAGCAGCCCGAGGTGGCGGTTATAGGCGCCATGGCGCGCGAGCCCGAAGAGGGCGGGCCGGAGGACGGGCGCCCCCGCCAGCAGGATGTAGTCGGGATCGAATCGTCGCACGAAGGAGAGCGCTTCGTCCCCGTGCGGGTCGACGCAGTCGAGATGAGGCGCAAACGCCTTGAGCCGCGCGGCGAGAGCGCGATCGACATCGGGGAACGCGCACGGCCACGGCTGATGGACGGCCCCCAGGACCTTGCGCAGGGCGAGGTCGGTGAGATAGAGCGCCCCCCGATTCCTGCGCAGCCGGCGCAGGACCCGCACCGCGTCGCGCAGCGGCCGCCCTGTGATGTTGAGGATGCCGAAGCGCTGCCTCCGGTCCTGGAGAAACCTGGCGAGCACGTAGGCCTCGGGCAGGTCGCGCGTCGTGACGATCACGAACGAGGGCATTGGTTGTAATTGTTCTCCAATGCCGGAGACGAGCAAAGCACGTGCCGACGAACCCGATGGCGTGGCACGACGTTGGAGGCGATGACGGCCGCCGTTTGACAAGGCTCTTGCACAGCGGACGCCACCCCCGTGCACAGCGCCGGCCAGGCGGGCCGGGCTGGCGTGCCGGAGGCCCGCTCAGCGCCCGTGGAACTGGGGACGGCGCTTCTCGGAGAAGGCCTTGACGCCCTCCTGATAGTCCTGGCTGTTGAAGCAGTCGGCGATCAGCTTGTCCAGCAAGGCCAGATCGCGCTCGGCCGCGGGACGCAGCAGCTGCTCGACGGTCGCCTTGGCCGAGCGCAGCGTGAGGGGCGCGTTCCGCGCGATCGTCAGCGCGTAGTCGCGGGTGAAGCCTTCCAGTTCCGCCTTCGGCACCACCTGGTTCACCAGCCCCATGCGGAGCGCGTCCGGGGCGCTGAAGTCGGTGCGGGCCGTGAAGAAGATCTCCTTGGTGTACGCGGGCC
Protein-coding sequences here:
- a CDS encoding formyltransferase family protein yields the protein MPSFVIVTTRDLPEAYVLARFLQDRRQRFGILNITGRPLRDAVRVLRRLRRNRGALYLTDLALRKVLGAVHQPWPCAFPDVDRALAARLKAFAPHLDCVDPHGDEALSFVRRFDPDYILLAGAPVLRPALFGLARHGAYNRHLGLLPFYRGSDCPIWALACNDVERVGFTIHVVAEKVDAGDALVTARVPVTPGWSFEEYLAEIQVRASHAFLAVVQDLIGGEEPTRTPPEAGGRYYPPAGLSTVRRAYLNYARLIGEFAGAPAQRPVAPF